From a region of the bacterium genome:
- a CDS encoding 2-oxoacid:acceptor oxidoreductase family protein — translation MSQQILEKPATFYEHFDRKGGPKDTTHYCPGCGHGNVHKLIAETIDDMGLGDRAVFVSPVGCSVFAYYYFDIGNIQAAHGRAPAVGTGVKRTRPNSIVISYQGDGDLASIGTAEIIHAANRGEHMTVFFVNNAIYGMTGGQMAATSLMGQKTVTTPYGRSAENEGFPIHMAELIATLEAPVFVARCHLADIKGIMNTRKCVRKAVQAQVDGKGFSFVEILSPCPTGWKMDTHAACEFIAKEMLPVFPEKVIKDETATRVGWTHEIKNYTDDQVVESLELGQLGEPFPKNQKFIENFQTIGFKFAGFGGQGVLTAGAVLAAHAMQEHLQVSWIPSYGPEMRGGTANCSVVISKDPVGSPLVVEPDVLAVMNDPSFDTFEPTVKTGGLMIVNSTIISRKARRNDLDVLYIPLTQIADDLGLKAAANMVLLGAYIEYSKLMPLEHLKQIVPKGIKRKALGEQNIMAVEAGAKWVREHANSRKPVPSLTA, via the coding sequence ATGTCGCAACAAATTCTCGAAAAACCCGCAACGTTCTACGAACACTTCGATCGCAAGGGTGGTCCGAAAGACACGACACACTATTGTCCCGGCTGCGGACATGGAAACGTGCATAAACTCATTGCAGAGACGATTGACGACATGGGGCTGGGTGATCGTGCAGTTTTCGTTTCGCCGGTCGGCTGCTCAGTGTTTGCCTACTACTATTTTGATATTGGAAACATCCAGGCGGCTCACGGACGAGCTCCAGCGGTGGGAACCGGTGTAAAAAGAACGCGTCCGAACTCTATAGTGATCTCCTATCAAGGCGATGGTGATCTCGCGTCTATCGGAACCGCAGAAATTATTCATGCGGCGAATCGCGGCGAACATATGACCGTGTTTTTCGTCAATAACGCAATCTATGGCATGACGGGTGGTCAAATGGCCGCAACAAGCTTGATGGGGCAAAAGACGGTTACAACTCCATACGGCAGGTCGGCTGAAAACGAAGGCTTCCCGATTCACATGGCCGAACTGATTGCCACGCTGGAGGCGCCGGTATTTGTGGCGCGTTGTCATCTTGCAGATATCAAAGGCATTATGAACACTCGAAAGTGCGTTCGTAAAGCGGTTCAGGCACAAGTGGACGGCAAAGGGTTCAGTTTTGTCGAAATCCTGTCACCTTGCCCGACGGGTTGGAAGATGGATACGCACGCCGCGTGTGAGTTCATCGCCAAGGAAATGCTCCCCGTCTTTCCCGAAAAAGTAATCAAGGATGAGACTGCCACCCGGGTGGGGTGGACCCACGAAATAAAGAACTACACAGACGACCAAGTCGTTGAGTCGCTCGAACTTGGACAACTCGGTGAGCCGTTTCCAAAGAATCAGAAGTTCATTGAGAACTTCCAGACAATTGGATTCAAATTCGCCGGCTTTGGTGGTCAGGGCGTTTTGACTGCAGGCGCTGTTCTGGCCGCACATGCAATGCAGGAGCATCTGCAAGTCTCGTGGATTCCTTCTTACGGTCCGGAAATGCGCGGCGGTACAGCGAATTGCTCCGTTGTGATATCAAAAGATCCAGTTGGTTCACCACTTGTTGTGGAACCAGACGTGCTTGCCGTAATGAATGACCCGTCATTCGACACATTTGAGCCCACCGTGAAGACTGGCGGCTTGATGATTGTTAACAGCACGATAATCTCCCGTAAAGCCAGGCGGAATGACTTGGATGTACTGTACATTCCTCTGACTCAAATCGCGGATGATCTCGGATTAAAGGCCGCGGCGAATATGGTTTTGTTGGGTGCCTATATCGAGTACAGCAAATTAATGCCGCTTGAGCATCTGAAGCAAATCGTTCCCAAAGGTATTAAGCGTAAGGCACTTGGTGAACAGAACATCATGGCAGTTGAAGCCGGAGCCAAGTGGGTGCGCGAACACGCCAACTCCCGAAAACCTGTACCGAGCTTAACTGCTTAA
- the vorB gene encoding 3-methyl-2-oxobutanoate dehydrogenase subunit VorB, whose translation MELIKANEAVVKAAVLAGCTQYYGYPITPASEVAMAAAKYLPKVGGTFLQAESEVAAINMVYGAAGAGARVMTASSGPGISLKQEGISYIAAAELPCVIVDVMRAGPGLGNIWPEQGDWNQVVHGGGHGNYKCLVFTPNCAQEMADLTTLAFDLADKYRMPAYILTDAYIGQMMEPVEFAKVRKQVDRREYALYADHESKDHLVSSIFMSTEGLEEHNRHLQRKYAEIEEKEVRYQEILVEDAELVLIGYGFISRLLQSVVDNLRREGHKVGLLRPITAFPFCSKRLKELADKGKAFLDVELSNGQMLRDVQLAIGNDKPLYFYNRMGGMVPSVEELTNVTRSYLK comes from the coding sequence ATGGAACTAATTAAGGCCAATGAAGCTGTGGTGAAGGCCGCTGTCCTCGCAGGTTGTACTCAGTATTACGGATACCCCATTACGCCCGCGTCGGAAGTTGCGATGGCGGCAGCGAAGTATCTCCCGAAAGTCGGCGGGACATTCTTGCAAGCGGAATCAGAAGTCGCCGCAATAAACATGGTTTATGGCGCCGCAGGTGCCGGTGCGCGAGTCATGACAGCGTCGTCGGGGCCGGGTATCTCTCTCAAGCAGGAAGGTATCTCATACATCGCAGCGGCAGAATTACCTTGCGTCATTGTGGATGTTATGCGGGCTGGTCCAGGACTTGGTAACATTTGGCCGGAACAAGGCGACTGGAATCAGGTTGTTCATGGCGGTGGCCACGGTAACTATAAATGCCTGGTATTCACGCCGAATTGCGCGCAAGAAATGGCTGATTTGACGACATTGGCATTCGACCTTGCAGACAAGTACCGCATGCCCGCCTACATTCTTACTGACGCCTACATCGGTCAAATGATGGAGCCAGTGGAATTTGCCAAGGTCAGAAAACAAGTTGACCGCCGCGAGTACGCGTTGTATGCTGACCATGAGTCAAAAGATCATCTTGTCTCATCGATTTTCATGAGCACAGAAGGACTCGAGGAACACAATCGACACTTGCAGCGTAAGTATGCAGAAATAGAGGAAAAGGAAGTTCGCTATCAGGAAATTCTGGTAGAAGATGCCGAACTTGTGCTGATTGGATATGGATTTATCTCGCGGCTGCTTCAGTCAGTCGTGGATAATCTCCGTCGGGAAGGACACAAAGTCGGTCTGCTGCGTCCGATTACTGCCTTTCCATTCTGTTCAAAGCGATTGAAAGAGCTGGCCGATAAAGGAAAGGCATTTTTGGACGTTGAACTGTCGAACGGTCAAATGCTGCGCGATGTTCAATTGGCCATTGGCAACGATAAACCGTTGTACTTCTATAATCGAATGGGCGGAATGGTTCCTTCGGTGGAAGAATTGACGAACGTGACCCGTAGCTATTTGAAGTAG
- a CDS encoding ferredoxin family protein: MSEVLSPKVEIVPHLCKSCLRCVEVCKPAVLEVNLQRAFNELGYQWVEYKGEGCTGCGSCFYACPEPGAVIVYKKGTAD; this comes from the coding sequence ATGTCTGAAGTCTTGTCCCCTAAAGTCGAAATAGTTCCCCACCTCTGCAAGTCCTGTCTTCGTTGTGTCGAGGTATGCAAGCCGGCCGTGCTCGAGGTAAACCTCCAGCGCGCCTTCAATGAACTTGGGTATCAATGGGTGGAGTACAAAGGTGAAGGTTGCACTGGCTGCGGGTCTTGCTTTTACGCATGCCCGGAGCCGGGTGCCGTTATAGTTTACAAGAAAGGTACGGCGGATTGA
- a CDS encoding acetate--CoA ligase family protein, whose protein sequence is MSNTPNESSSLKPIFEPRSIAVVGASRQQGTIGRDMLRKILDFEFNGIVYPVNPAAKFVNSMRAYRSVLEIPDPVDLAVICVPKKLAIQAVEDCGRKDIKAIVMITAGFAETGEEGAALERQLFEKVKSYGIRMLGPNCMGVINTNPDVRMDATFAGPSPVPGNIGFLSQSGALGVAILERTAGMQLGLSSFVSLGNRTDVSVDDVLAYWRDDPRTDLTLLYIESFGNAQRFIQVAREMVRTKPVIAVKSGRTRAGAKAASSHTASLAAADVAVDAIFESAGIIRVDTVEMLFDYAQAFATQPLPQGPRVGVMSNGGGPAILATDAVEGAGLKMAEYAPETTAKLKSVLADLASARNPVDMVASAGASHFEAVADIVINDPNTDAVIIIFVLPITSDSSEVATAIANAYKKNKHLGKPVLVCFMTRDGDTQGTPILRNAGLPVYVFPESAVQSLAAMDHFREIRERRQGKCKTYTDVDKNAVRSIIDTAKSEGRLQLSSQEVSGILEAYGFPMLQAVNVTSRDKLGKVAEKLGLPVVMKINAEGIVHKSDVGGVRLNLRSASEVEQAWDEIGVAVSKLKEPPKSWSVNLEPMVTGGRELVMGITADPVFGPLVMVGMGGIYVEVLKDVSFRLAPLADTDIESMLHRLRGYPILKGVRGEQPVNFDRITELLFRLSQLATDFPEIRELDINPVLAFPDAKRCVVVDARIKL, encoded by the coding sequence ATGTCCAACACGCCCAACGAAAGTTCATCACTGAAGCCGATATTCGAACCGCGGTCAATAGCGGTTGTCGGGGCAAGCCGGCAACAAGGCACTATTGGCCGCGATATGCTGCGGAAGATTCTGGATTTTGAATTCAACGGAATCGTTTATCCCGTGAATCCGGCAGCGAAATTCGTAAACTCCATGCGCGCGTATCGAAGCGTCTTGGAAATACCTGACCCAGTTGACCTTGCTGTGATCTGTGTGCCCAAGAAGCTCGCGATTCAAGCTGTCGAAGATTGCGGGCGCAAGGACATTAAAGCTATTGTCATGATAACAGCTGGTTTTGCGGAGACCGGTGAAGAAGGTGCAGCACTGGAACGTCAGTTGTTTGAGAAGGTGAAATCATACGGTATTCGAATGTTAGGTCCCAACTGTATGGGCGTGATAAACACAAATCCTGACGTTCGTATGGACGCCACTTTCGCTGGACCAAGCCCTGTGCCCGGAAACATTGGATTCCTGTCTCAGAGCGGCGCTCTTGGTGTGGCAATTCTCGAACGAACAGCCGGGATGCAGCTTGGGCTTTCATCATTTGTTAGTTTGGGGAATCGCACAGACGTCTCGGTCGATGATGTTCTCGCATACTGGCGAGATGACCCGCGCACAGATCTTACTCTTTTGTATATTGAGAGCTTCGGCAATGCTCAAAGGTTCATACAGGTTGCGAGAGAAATGGTCAGAACCAAGCCGGTCATTGCCGTAAAGTCCGGTAGAACTCGTGCCGGCGCCAAGGCTGCCAGTTCTCATACGGCCAGCCTTGCCGCTGCAGATGTCGCAGTAGATGCGATTTTCGAATCCGCGGGTATCATTCGGGTTGACACGGTTGAAATGCTATTTGACTATGCACAGGCGTTTGCGACACAGCCTCTTCCGCAAGGACCTCGGGTTGGTGTGATGTCAAATGGCGGCGGACCTGCGATTCTTGCGACTGATGCGGTGGAAGGTGCGGGTCTCAAGATGGCGGAGTATGCACCTGAGACCACCGCGAAACTTAAGAGTGTCTTGGCTGACCTCGCGAGTGCGCGAAATCCTGTGGATATGGTTGCCAGCGCAGGCGCATCACACTTTGAAGCCGTCGCAGACATTGTGATTAATGACCCAAACACAGATGCGGTTATCATCATCTTCGTTCTCCCGATCACATCGGACTCAAGTGAAGTGGCTACGGCGATCGCAAACGCTTACAAGAAGAACAAGCACCTCGGAAAACCTGTCTTAGTTTGCTTCATGACCCGCGACGGTGACACTCAGGGGACACCCATACTCCGCAACGCAGGGTTGCCTGTCTATGTATTCCCTGAATCTGCCGTTCAGTCACTTGCGGCAATGGATCATTTCAGAGAGATTCGTGAGCGTCGACAAGGCAAATGCAAGACCTACACCGACGTTGACAAGAACGCTGTACGATCGATTATTGACACTGCGAAATCTGAAGGACGTCTGCAGCTGTCTTCTCAAGAAGTATCCGGGATACTTGAAGCGTACGGTTTTCCGATGCTGCAGGCTGTCAATGTTACAAGTCGGGATAAACTCGGCAAAGTGGCCGAAAAACTTGGCTTGCCCGTTGTGATGAAGATTAATGCTGAGGGGATTGTGCATAAGAGTGATGTTGGAGGTGTGAGACTCAATTTGCGCTCTGCCTCTGAAGTCGAGCAGGCTTGGGATGAAATTGGAGTCGCGGTGTCAAAACTCAAAGAGCCTCCGAAGTCGTGGTCGGTAAATTTAGAGCCCATGGTAACAGGTGGCCGTGAATTGGTAATGGGTATCACTGCAGATCCGGTCTTCGGGCCGCTTGTCATGGTTGGAATGGGCGGCATATACGTAGAGGTACTGAAGGATGTAAGCTTTCGACTTGCACCGTTGGCGGATACCGATATTGAGAGCATGCTGCATCGTCTTCGCGGCTATCCCATCTTGAAAGGTGTGCGCGGCGAACAACCCGTCAACTTCGACAGAATAACTGAACTTCTCTTCCGCCTGTCACAATTGGCCACCGATTTTCCAGAAATACGTGAGCTTGACATCAACCCTGTCTTGGCATTCCCGGATGCCAAACGATGCGTCGTGGTAGACGCACGGATCAAGCTTTAG
- a CDS encoding NADP-dependent malic enzyme, protein MSLAKDALEYHCREPKGKIEVIPTKPVDTQFDLSLAYSPGVAEPCLEIHRDPLLVSEYTARQNLVAVVSNGTAVLGLGNIGALAGKPVMEGKGVLFKRFAGVDVFDIEIKSEDPEEVIRVCQLLEPTFGAINLEDIAAPACFYIEETLKSTMGIPVFHDDQHGTAIISGAGLINSLRLVGKDMAKVRVVVNGAGASAIACAKMYISLGVNPENLFMCDTKGTLRVGREDLDPSHPKYNRYKAAFARKTECATLADALRGADVFCGCSVGGTVSEDMVRTMADHPIVFALANPDPEIAYNDAKRARPDAIVCTGRSDYPNQINNVLGFPAIFRGALDSHATQINEEMKMASSQALADLATEDVPDYVSSAYGLEYMKFGKEYVIPKPMDHRVLLRVAVAVAKAAADSGVATKPITDLESYRNRLERLMGRGRHVTRMFVDQARTMKKRIVYPEGSNPKILRAAALVVEDKIGTPILIGNTEKITSRAADLGISLDAMRILDPQTLTIKEIDSYANELWNIRKRKGVTLSEAKHLINDPNYLGPLLLRKKQADALVAGVSQHYSDTVRPALQLLPKKPGVNRVAAMFALVFKNRIIYISDVGVNVEVESAEQLAELAILTSDTVRENFMIEPRVAMLSFSNFGSVPNKHSRKVAQAVELVKDRRPDIVVDGEMQADTALVEKIMQKNFPFSSLCGEAANTLVFPDMTSCNIAYKLLVELAGATAIGPILMGMDHAVHILQQGASVSDIVQMSAFAAVDSRS, encoded by the coding sequence ATGTCATTGGCAAAGGACGCATTAGAATATCATTGTCGCGAGCCTAAAGGCAAAATTGAGGTCATACCGACCAAACCTGTAGATACGCAATTCGACCTATCTCTCGCGTATAGCCCCGGAGTGGCGGAACCATGTCTGGAGATTCACCGGGATCCGCTGCTTGTTTCTGAATATACGGCAAGGCAGAACCTGGTGGCTGTTGTTTCGAATGGAACCGCAGTGCTCGGACTTGGAAACATCGGCGCGCTCGCAGGCAAACCTGTGATGGAAGGCAAAGGAGTACTCTTCAAACGCTTTGCGGGTGTCGATGTGTTTGACATCGAAATCAAGAGCGAAGATCCTGAAGAAGTCATCCGCGTGTGCCAGTTACTTGAACCGACTTTCGGAGCGATAAATCTTGAGGACATTGCGGCACCGGCGTGTTTCTACATCGAAGAGACGTTGAAGAGCACAATGGGAATTCCGGTGTTTCACGATGATCAGCATGGCACCGCCATCATTTCCGGCGCCGGGCTGATCAATTCCCTTCGGTTGGTTGGGAAGGACATGGCAAAAGTGCGAGTGGTGGTAAACGGTGCGGGCGCGTCCGCAATCGCATGCGCAAAAATGTACATTTCATTAGGAGTGAATCCGGAAAACCTGTTCATGTGCGACACGAAAGGTACGCTGCGGGTTGGACGCGAGGATTTGGATCCATCACACCCTAAGTACAATCGCTACAAGGCCGCATTTGCACGCAAGACAGAATGTGCGACGCTTGCCGACGCACTCCGCGGAGCAGACGTCTTTTGCGGCTGTTCAGTTGGTGGCACGGTGTCCGAGGACATGGTTCGCACGATGGCCGACCATCCTATTGTGTTTGCGCTGGCAAACCCCGATCCCGAAATCGCTTATAACGACGCGAAACGGGCTCGGCCAGATGCAATTGTGTGTACAGGTCGAAGTGATTATCCGAATCAGATAAATAATGTGCTCGGATTTCCTGCGATATTCAGAGGCGCGCTCGACAGCCATGCCACTCAGATCAACGAAGAAATGAAGATGGCCTCGTCACAGGCACTCGCGGATCTCGCCACCGAAGATGTTCCAGACTACGTGAGTTCCGCCTACGGTCTGGAATATATGAAGTTCGGCAAGGAGTACGTAATACCCAAGCCGATGGACCATCGCGTGCTGCTGCGGGTTGCGGTTGCAGTGGCGAAAGCTGCGGCGGACAGCGGAGTCGCGACGAAACCGATTACAGATCTTGAGTCCTATCGGAATCGCCTTGAACGCTTGATGGGGCGTGGGCGCCATGTTACGAGGATGTTCGTGGATCAGGCTCGTACCATGAAGAAGCGTATCGTTTACCCTGAAGGCTCCAATCCGAAAATTCTGCGAGCGGCGGCGCTCGTTGTTGAGGACAAGATTGGTACTCCGATCTTGATTGGAAATACCGAGAAGATCACGTCACGAGCGGCGGATCTTGGCATATCCTTGGATGCAATGCGCATCCTCGACCCTCAAACCTTGACGATCAAGGAAATTGACTCATATGCCAATGAGCTTTGGAATATCCGCAAGCGGAAAGGTGTTACTCTTTCCGAAGCAAAGCATCTCATCAATGACCCGAACTACCTTGGGCCGCTGCTTCTTCGCAAGAAGCAGGCGGATGCGTTGGTGGCCGGTGTGTCACAGCATTACTCGGACACCGTGCGTCCTGCCCTGCAGCTCCTGCCGAAGAAGCCGGGAGTCAATCGTGTTGCCGCGATGTTTGCTCTGGTCTTCAAGAATCGAATTATCTACATTTCAGATGTTGGTGTGAACGTCGAGGTCGAGTCCGCGGAACAGCTCGCTGAACTGGCCATTCTTACTTCCGACACGGTGCGCGAAAACTTCATGATCGAACCTCGCGTTGCCATGCTGAGTTTCTCAAATTTTGGCAGCGTTCCAAACAAGCACTCCCGAAAAGTCGCGCAAGCCGTCGAACTGGTGAAGGATCGTCGTCCCGATATCGTCGTAGATGGCGAAATGCAGGCGGACACAGCACTCGTCGAGAAGATAATGCAGAAGAACTTCCCGTTTTCGAGCTTGTGCGGTGAAGCAGCAAATACACTTGTATTCCCGGACATGACGAGCTGCAATATCGCATACAAGTTGCTTGTAGAGCTTGCGGGTGCAACGGCAATAGGCCCGATACTCATGGGAATGGACCACGCTGTTCATATTTTGCAGCAAGGCGCAAGTGTAAGTGACATTGTTCAAATGTCGGCATTTGCCGCAGTCGATTCAAGAAGCTAA
- a CDS encoding metalloregulator ArsR/SmtB family transcription factor, with the protein MDSAKLFRENLNRHFSRVGKALSSHKRLEILELLNQSSKNVDQLANLTGMSAANTSQHLQVLRGAGLVESSREGTHINYRLSGVLVWELVRKLRQVAETHLADVDRAVAQLRENQHILQEVDRQELAQLVTARKVIILDVRPADEYKTAHIQQAISIPLDQLEDHLDQLPVDQQIVAYCRGPYCLLASQAVAMLRSRGYKANELGEGLAEWHERGGRIETE; encoded by the coding sequence ATGGACTCCGCAAAACTATTCCGCGAGAACTTGAATCGTCATTTCTCCCGGGTCGGCAAGGCTCTTTCAAGTCATAAGAGATTAGAAATACTTGAATTATTAAATCAAAGTTCAAAAAACGTTGATCAACTCGCGAATCTGACCGGGATGAGCGCCGCAAATACTTCGCAGCACCTCCAAGTCCTCCGAGGGGCTGGATTGGTTGAATCCAGCAGAGAGGGGACGCACATTAACTACCGGTTGTCGGGTGTACTTGTTTGGGAATTAGTCCGTAAGCTGCGGCAGGTTGCCGAAACCCATCTTGCAGATGTGGACAGGGCTGTTGCTCAACTCAGAGAGAATCAGCATATTCTGCAGGAGGTTGACAGACAGGAATTGGCGCAACTCGTGACGGCCAGGAAAGTCATTATCCTTGATGTTCGTCCAGCGGATGAGTACAAGACTGCCCATATTCAGCAAGCAATCTCGATACCCCTTGATCAGCTTGAAGATCATCTGGATCAACTTCCTGTTGACCAGCAGATTGTCGCCTATTGCCGCGGGCCGTATTGTCTGCTTGCGAGTCAGGCCGTTGCAATGCTGAGAAGTCGGGGATACAAGGCGAATGAACTGGGCGAAGGCCTTGCTGAATGGCATGAGCGCGGTGGACGTATTGAAACCGAATAG
- a CDS encoding 8-oxoguanine deaminase — MCIRINGSAIQEVAPGLIPHTNEHVVDGSSLVAIPGLINTHHHFFQSLTRCLPASQNSGLFEWLTLHYPIWKHFDEKMFRASFRLAIAELILSGCSTSCDHMYLFPSEVQSDLIGLQVECAEELGLRFAALRGSMTMGRSMGGLPPDDIVEKDGDVLRHCETSVRAFHDSRQYSMRQVHLAPCTPFNVSEALMRDTASLARHLGVRMHTHLAETTDETAFCMSRYGKRPLALMQEWGWLGEDVWFAHGVHFNAQEVALLAATQTGVAHCPSSNCRLGSGKASIRSMLEAGVPVGLAVDGCASNDSSHMLGELRQTLLLHRTQEDRAFFTARRILDLATLGSARLLGRSDIGRLQPGMAADIALFDSNELGYAGSAADPIAALIFCAPARPHTVIVDGNIIVQARELLTGDESQIAANARLQAARLTKCASL, encoded by the coding sequence GTGTGTATCAGAATCAACGGATCCGCCATTCAAGAGGTTGCGCCCGGATTGATTCCACACACAAACGAACATGTAGTGGACGGTTCATCGCTTGTCGCGATACCGGGACTCATAAACACGCATCATCACTTCTTTCAATCGCTGACAAGATGCCTGCCCGCAAGTCAGAATTCGGGACTGTTTGAATGGCTTACGCTACATTACCCGATTTGGAAGCATTTTGACGAAAAGATGTTTCGTGCGAGCTTCCGGCTGGCAATAGCCGAGCTTATCCTGTCGGGCTGCAGCACGTCGTGCGATCATATGTATTTGTTCCCCAGTGAAGTGCAGAGTGATCTCATTGGGCTTCAGGTCGAATGTGCTGAAGAGCTTGGACTGAGATTCGCCGCACTTCGCGGATCAATGACAATGGGCAGGTCAATGGGAGGGCTACCTCCCGATGATATTGTCGAAAAAGACGGAGACGTCCTCAGGCATTGTGAGACATCCGTCCGCGCGTTCCATGACAGCAGACAGTATTCTATGAGACAGGTGCATCTTGCGCCGTGTACGCCATTCAACGTGAGTGAGGCTCTGATGCGGGATACAGCATCACTTGCCAGGCATCTTGGTGTCAGGATGCACACGCATCTCGCTGAAACAACCGACGAGACTGCGTTTTGCATGTCAAGGTATGGAAAACGCCCGCTTGCACTCATGCAAGAGTGGGGATGGCTCGGTGAAGACGTTTGGTTTGCCCACGGTGTGCATTTTAACGCTCAGGAGGTCGCACTTCTGGCGGCAACTCAGACGGGTGTCGCACATTGCCCGTCATCTAACTGCCGGTTAGGTTCGGGAAAAGCGAGTATTCGTTCCATGTTAGAGGCTGGTGTCCCAGTGGGCCTTGCTGTGGATGGCTGCGCTTCGAATGACAGTTCACACATGCTAGGTGAACTGCGGCAAACGCTGCTCCTTCATAGAACTCAAGAAGACAGGGCGTTTTTTACCGCAAGGCGTATTCTGGATTTAGCGACTCTGGGGTCTGCTCGCCTGCTTGGCCGAAGCGACATTGGAAGGCTTCAGCCGGGCATGGCAGCGGATATTGCATTGTTTGACAGCAATGAGCTTGGTTACGCCGGTTCCGCCGCCGATCCCATTGCCGCATTGATATTCTGCGCGCCAGCTCGACCACATACTGTCATTGTAGACGGGAATATCATTGTTCAAGCTCGGGAGCTGCTTACAGGCGATGAGTCACAAATTGCCGCTAATGCGCGTTTGCAGGCGGCAAGGCTAACTAAGTGCGCCTCCTTATAA
- a CDS encoding 3-isopropylmalate dehydratase, translating into MSKVIAVLGDDISTDHIYPGRFMATVLPSETPQYCFADMTELNAALKAGRFPAGSFIVAGSNFGCGSSREQAASTINGYGLIVVARSFARIFLQNAVNLGLQLIICPRIEANEGDDIELKADILLNKTTGKSYEIVPLPKLRQAIMEAGGLVAYTRKLVKARLDQS; encoded by the coding sequence ATGTCCAAAGTAATAGCAGTTCTCGGTGATGACATCTCCACCGATCACATTTACCCCGGTCGTTTCATGGCAACTGTTCTGCCGTCGGAAACGCCTCAATATTGCTTTGCCGACATGACCGAGCTCAATGCCGCTCTCAAGGCGGGCAGGTTCCCGGCTGGGAGCTTTATTGTTGCGGGATCGAACTTTGGATGCGGAAGCTCAAGAGAACAGGCCGCATCGACCATTAACGGCTATGGACTGATAGTTGTGGCTCGGAGTTTTGCGCGAATCTTCCTGCAGAATGCAGTTAATCTCGGACTTCAGCTCATAATTTGCCCGCGAATTGAAGCAAACGAAGGCGATGATATCGAGCTGAAGGCCGACATTCTCCTTAATAAGACGACAGGCAAGAGTTATGAGATTGTTCCGCTTCCGAAACTGCGACAAGCAATTATGGAAGCAGGTGGTCTCGTAGCCTATACGCGAAAGCTTGTTAAAGCTCGGCTTGATCAGTCCTAA